From Planctomycetota bacterium, one genomic window encodes:
- a CDS encoding PDZ domain-containing protein, translating to MQRVVVLGVVAALALSAVPARATETRRTAIVRAIEATRDSVVNIHGQKLVPGSEDDATAELRRVNGMGTGVVIDARGYVATNYHVVEGVRRIEVTLASGRTTTATLVSHDPRTDLAVIKIPADGGPFPVIPMGTSADLMIGETVLALGNAYGYEHTVTRGIISALHRSVEVNRTQRYDDLIQTDASINPGNSGGPLLNIDGEMVGINVAVRAGAQGIGFAIPVDRALEVITELLSTERLDRTWHGLVTRSCGSEGVLVAGLQPESPAAGAGIVTGDVIRRIGDMPVTTPLDVERALLGHRPGETVPVTVGRGGAETRIDLALGAARPRVLSKEERCWNELGLKVEFQPSGRVQKLQSRYRGGLLVTDVRDGGPAADQGIRVGDILVGLHVWETITVDNVLYVLEKAREDNLGQLKFYVLRGRETLFGHLTSDTMLR from the coding sequence ATGCAGCGAGTGGTCGTGCTTGGGGTCGTGGCGGCACTGGCCCTGTCCGCGGTCCCCGCTCGGGCAACCGAGACACGCCGCACGGCGATCGTCCGGGCGATCGAGGCGACCCGCGATTCCGTCGTCAACATCCACGGCCAGAAGCTCGTGCCCGGTTCGGAGGACGATGCCACCGCCGAGCTCCGCCGCGTCAACGGCATGGGCACCGGGGTGGTCATCGATGCCCGGGGGTACGTCGCCACCAATTACCACGTCGTCGAGGGGGTGCGCCGCATCGAGGTGACGCTCGCCTCGGGGCGGACGACGACCGCGACGCTGGTGTCGCACGACCCGCGGACCGACCTGGCGGTGATCAAGATCCCCGCCGACGGCGGGCCGTTCCCGGTGATCCCGATGGGGACGTCGGCCGACCTGATGATCGGTGAAACGGTGCTCGCCCTCGGCAACGCCTACGGCTACGAGCACACGGTCACGCGCGGCATCATCTCGGCCCTCCACCGCAGCGTCGAAGTCAACCGCACGCAGCGGTACGACGACCTGATCCAGACCGACGCCAGCATCAACCCGGGCAACTCCGGCGGACCGCTCCTCAACATCGACGGCGAGATGGTGGGGATCAACGTCGCCGTCCGGGCGGGCGCCCAGGGGATCGGATTCGCGATCCCCGTCGACCGGGCGCTGGAGGTCATCACGGAACTGCTGTCGACCGAGCGCCTCGACCGCACCTGGCACGGATTGGTCACCAGGAGCTGCGGCAGCGAGGGGGTCCTCGTCGCGGGCCTGCAGCCGGAGAGTCCTGCGGCCGGCGCGGGAATCGTCACCGGTGACGTGATCCGCCGGATCGGTGACATGCCGGTGACCACGCCGCTCGACGTCGAGCGGGCCCTCCTTGGCCACCGCCCGGGCGAGACGGTTCCGGTCACGGTCGGCCGCGGCGGCGCCGAGACCCGGATCGACCTCGCCCTCGGGGCGGCGCGTCCGCGCGTGCTCTCCAAGGAGGAGCGCTGCTGGAACGAGCTCGGCCTCAAGGTCGAATTCCAGCCCTCGGGCCGGGTGCAAAAGCTCCAGTCACGCTACCGGGGTGGGTTGCTCGTGACCGACGTCCGCGACGGCGGCCCGGCGGCCGATCAGGGGATCCGCGTGGGCGACATCCTCGTCGGCCTCCACGTCTGGGAGACGATCACGGTCGACAACGTCCTGTACGTGCTCGAGAAAGCGCGTGAGGACAACCTCGGCCAATTGAAGTTCTACGTCCTCCGTGGCCGCGAGACGCTCTTCGGCCACCTCACCAGCGACACGATGCTGCGGTAG